The Deltaproteobacteria bacterium genome includes a window with the following:
- a CDS encoding endonuclease MutS2 produces MSTITLTLSVAQNWSLDRLEWPAVRVALSAFCQSPLAAERMRSLTPNLSRQDVERIYTLIRAATEVDRLGAWPGLANLVDITPVTARAERGAVLEGTELRDVANLASAARSYHRVLGHYSNGRPALAGWLARIQPVDELLDVLEDSLDADGSLKDSASPELARLREEVRHRSQGLRTRLMEVLRSSRFQPFLQDEFFTLRENRFVVPLKAGAQAQIDGIVHDTSNTGATVFIEPVEVIDANNRLKTAMADLAREELRIRRELSTQVAARSFRLSTNLELLTEIDLILARVRYAVRAEATVPDLAPPDSRGFHLKALAHPLLRLQQVPCVTNDLKIDARCRMVIVSGPNTGGKTVLLKSLGLASLCVRAGVPVSAAEGTQIPFVPAVYADIGDTQDLSGALSSFSGHLFQIRRILEEAQPGSVAVMDELISGTDPAEGSALGRALLDSLDARGVLAVISTHYDDLKLLPSENGRRLVAGMEFDPVTLKPTYRIRVGVPGHSRAIEVADRLGFPAEIIERAQGFLSESGREVTRLIEELEDRNQTLELERNALIGERKDLEKTERELRAEIAKLKTAEGKKLGTDVAQLREEVNELRSLVKMIRKQAETKAGARDLVKRADSAIQRAIHLSGKAQSVEIARDASPALTKEAARPGTPVRLRGSDTIGRIDSVPDGKGRVWVEFSGQRTQTTLDRLIPVKTAKAKERRQWIPLGAKMESRLDDIELDLHGMREEEALKEVEKFLDTAMAQNMDKVRIIHGLGSGRLQKAVREYLKCSPYVARFETAVPQAGGHGVTEVLLKG; encoded by the coding sequence TTGTCCACAATCACTCTGACACTGTCTGTTGCCCAGAACTGGTCGCTCGACCGGCTTGAATGGCCAGCCGTACGTGTCGCTCTTTCGGCATTTTGCCAGAGTCCCTTGGCGGCCGAGCGCATGCGCTCTCTTACGCCGAATCTTTCTCGTCAAGATGTGGAACGGATTTATACGCTGATCCGGGCTGCGACCGAAGTCGATCGTTTAGGTGCATGGCCCGGTCTCGCGAACCTTGTGGACATCACACCAGTTACGGCTCGTGCCGAACGCGGTGCTGTACTGGAAGGAACCGAACTGCGTGACGTGGCAAACCTAGCCAGCGCCGCACGGAGCTATCACCGGGTGCTGGGCCATTACAGTAACGGCCGGCCAGCACTTGCCGGCTGGCTCGCGCGAATACAGCCGGTAGATGAACTCCTTGACGTACTGGAAGATTCGCTCGACGCGGACGGTTCGCTCAAGGACAGCGCTTCGCCCGAACTGGCGCGCCTCCGTGAAGAAGTGCGTCACCGGTCACAGGGACTTCGAACGCGTCTGATGGAAGTATTGCGGTCATCCAGGTTCCAGCCGTTCCTGCAGGACGAATTTTTCACACTCCGTGAAAACCGGTTCGTTGTTCCGCTGAAAGCCGGCGCTCAGGCACAGATTGACGGCATTGTGCACGATACATCCAATACTGGCGCGACTGTGTTTATCGAGCCTGTCGAGGTGATCGACGCGAACAACCGGCTAAAAACGGCCATGGCAGACCTGGCCCGCGAGGAACTCCGCATCCGGCGCGAACTATCCACACAAGTGGCCGCCCGGTCTTTCCGGTTGTCCACAAACTTGGAATTGCTCACCGAGATCGACCTCATTCTGGCCCGGGTACGATATGCGGTTCGTGCTGAAGCGACAGTGCCGGACCTCGCCCCGCCAGACTCCCGGGGATTTCACTTGAAGGCACTGGCCCACCCCCTGCTCCGGCTCCAGCAAGTACCATGCGTAACGAATGATCTGAAAATCGACGCCAGGTGCCGCATGGTTATTGTGAGCGGACCCAATACTGGAGGGAAAACCGTCCTGCTCAAATCACTGGGACTCGCATCCCTGTGTGTACGTGCCGGTGTCCCGGTATCTGCTGCTGAAGGAACCCAGATACCTTTTGTACCGGCGGTTTATGCAGATATCGGCGATACCCAAGATCTTTCCGGCGCGTTATCCAGTTTTTCCGGACACCTTTTTCAGATTCGCCGGATTCTGGAAGAGGCCCAGCCGGGCTCAGTCGCTGTAATGGACGAACTGATAAGCGGAACCGATCCAGCGGAGGGTTCGGCACTGGGCCGGGCCCTACTGGACTCGCTTGATGCGCGTGGCGTCCTCGCCGTTATTTCGACACATTACGACGATCTGAAGCTGTTACCGTCTGAAAATGGGCGGCGGCTGGTGGCGGGGATGGAATTCGATCCAGTGACGCTGAAGCCGACTTACCGTATCCGGGTGGGTGTACCTGGCCATTCACGGGCAATAGAGGTGGCGGACAGGCTTGGTTTCCCGGCGGAAATTATCGAGAGGGCGCAGGGGTTCCTGTCTGAATCCGGTCGTGAGGTAACTCGTCTCATTGAGGAGCTGGAGGACCGGAACCAGACGCTTGAGCTGGAACGCAATGCCCTCATTGGCGAAAGAAAAGACCTTGAGAAAACCGAGCGGGAACTCAGGGCCGAAATTGCCAAGCTGAAAACGGCCGAAGGCAAAAAACTGGGCACTGACGTCGCGCAACTCCGCGAAGAAGTAAACGAACTCCGGAGCCTGGTAAAAATGATCCGTAAACAGGCAGAGACAAAAGCCGGAGCCCGCGATCTGGTAAAACGGGCCGATTCAGCCATTCAGCGGGCTATACATCTTTCAGGAAAAGCCCAGTCCGTAGAGATTGCCCGTGATGCCAGCCCCGCCCTGACCAAAGAGGCCGCCCGGCCGGGAACACCCGTGCGGCTTCGGGGATCAGATACCATCGGCCGGATCGATTCGGTTCCGGATGGAAAGGGACGCGTCTGGGTGGAGTTCAGCGGCCAACGTACGCAAACCACACTCGACCGCCTGATTCCAGTCAAAACAGCAAAAGCCAAGGAACGCCGCCAGTGGATTCCGCTCGGTGCGAAGATGGAATCCAGACTGGATGATATCGAGCTTGATCTTCATGGTATGCGTGAAGAAGAAGCCCTAAAGGAAGTAGAGAAATTTCTGGATACGGCGATGGCCCAGAACATGGACAAAGTGCGGATTATCCACGGCTTAGGTAGCGGAAGACTCCAGAAGGCCGTTCGTGAATACCTGAAATGTTCACCTTATGTCGCCCGGTTCGAAACGGCAGTGCCACAGGCTGGCGGCCACGGTGTTACCGAAGTTCTCTTGAAAGGATGA
- a CDS encoding site-specific DNA-methyltransferase: MEVLTATYAGRVKLIYSDPPFNTGRTDFAAYDDALDTSVWLSMMEERLRLACDLLRPDGTIAIHIGTGQAGNLRALMDEIFGAENFLNQICVAATPPSGFRITGAALLTSANYILLYAKDRTQRPLTRLYRERNYDFQYRYFLENREDSSEHWHWRPVQEVVAEKLGFRSPAEARRRVGADAFKLELAKLATRDADRVFRLAVIRGGARQKRLTTITRSLKYPGRVFIHPGENLRDFYILNGNQMLFYDRRLAKVNGQTVPAEPLSDIWADIPWTGIASEGGVRLKDGKKPETLLARVINLGSSPGDLVLDFFGGSGTTAAVAHKLDRQWISIEASPDNHRLSRKRLQRVINGTDTSGIAKTIRWTGGGGFRELVMKAGKQAGHSRPAHVINITP, encoded by the coding sequence ATGGAAGTGCTTACGGCAACTTATGCCGGACGGGTAAAGCTCATCTATTCCGACCCTCCTTTTAATACAGGCCGGACTGATTTTGCTGCCTATGACGATGCACTCGATACCAGTGTCTGGCTCTCAATGATGGAAGAACGGCTTCGACTGGCCTGTGACCTCCTGCGCCCAGACGGGACCATTGCCATCCATATCGGCACGGGGCAGGCCGGAAATCTCCGCGCGTTGATGGACGAGATTTTTGGTGCGGAGAATTTTCTTAACCAGATATGTGTCGCTGCAACTCCACCATCAGGTTTCAGGATCACAGGTGCAGCACTGCTCACAAGCGCCAATTACATCCTGCTTTATGCAAAAGACCGGACACAAAGACCACTCACACGGCTTTATCGGGAACGGAACTATGACTTCCAGTACCGTTACTTTCTGGAAAACCGCGAAGACTCATCCGAACATTGGCACTGGCGACCGGTCCAGGAGGTAGTTGCCGAAAAACTGGGTTTTCGCTCCCCCGCAGAGGCCCGGCGACGAGTGGGAGCGGACGCTTTCAAGCTTGAGCTGGCAAAACTCGCTACACGCGATGCGGACCGGGTATTCCGGTTGGCCGTAATCCGGGGTGGTGCCCGCCAGAAGCGGCTCACTACCATCACTAGATCGCTCAAATACCCCGGCCGGGTATTTATTCATCCTGGCGAGAACCTCCGCGATTTTTACATCCTGAACGGAAACCAGATGCTCTTTTACGACCGGCGGCTCGCCAAGGTGAATGGACAAACTGTTCCTGCCGAACCCCTGAGTGATATCTGGGCCGATATTCCCTGGACCGGCATCGCCAGCGAAGGTGGCGTCAGGCTTAAGGACGGCAAAAAGCCGGAAACCCTGTTGGCACGGGTGATCAACCTTGGCAGTTCACCGGGTGATCTGGTTCTCGACTTTTTCGGTGGCTCGGGCACAACCGCAGCCGTGGCACACAAACTGGACCGCCAATGGATTTCTATTGAAGCGAGTCCGGATAATCACCGGCTCTCAAGGAAGCGGCTGCAGCGAGTTATCAACGGCACCGACACTAGTGGTATAGCCAAAACCATCAGATGGACTGGAGGAGGCGGGTTCCGGGAACTGGTGATGAAGGCAGGAAAACAGGCAGGACATTCCCGCCCAGCCCATGTTATAAACATTACCCCATGA
- a CDS encoding NAD-dependent epimerase/dehydratase family protein, protein MAKCAVTGGSGFIGSHVVDALKEAGHDVIVIDHRVRPHRTDVGFEDVDLLDLSSMISATKGCEHIFHLAAVSNVNYAFKYPVYTTALNVQGTANVLEAARIHNAKRVYLASTVWVYAGSQAPQPIVEDSPFYLAEAGHIYTSTKMAAEMLCHNYRQLYNLQTTIFRYGIPYGPRMREELLIPIFLKKAFSGEALTVAGKGEQFRNFLYVTDMAKAHVLAMKDEGAGQVYNLEGPEKITVKQVAEAVIKAVGKPIDIVHTPERPGDYGGKEVSPAKAQKELGWKTTVNFEEGVRHTAEFFRQKWGIQS, encoded by the coding sequence ATGGCCAAGTGTGCAGTCACCGGTGGCAGCGGATTTATCGGTTCCCATGTAGTGGATGCCCTGAAAGAGGCCGGACACGACGTCATTGTGATTGATCACCGTGTACGTCCCCACCGGACAGACGTGGGTTTCGAAGATGTGGACCTGCTTGATCTCTCCTCGATGATCTCGGCCACCAAAGGTTGCGAGCACATTTTCCATCTGGCAGCCGTGTCCAACGTGAATTATGCATTCAAGTATCCTGTCTACACGACCGCTCTGAATGTGCAGGGGACAGCCAATGTGCTGGAGGCAGCCAGGATCCACAATGCGAAGCGGGTTTACCTGGCCAGTACCGTGTGGGTTTACGCAGGTTCCCAGGCTCCCCAACCGATCGTCGAGGACTCTCCGTTCTATCTCGCCGAAGCAGGACATATATATACTTCGACCAAGATGGCGGCCGAAATGCTCTGCCACAACTACCGGCAACTGTATAACCTCCAGACAACAATTTTTCGTTATGGCATTCCCTATGGCCCTCGGATGCGCGAGGAGTTGCTGATTCCGATCTTCCTCAAGAAAGCATTTAGTGGCGAAGCCCTCACAGTCGCCGGCAAAGGCGAACAGTTCCGGAATTTCCTCTATGTGACCGATATGGCGAAGGCGCATGTGTTGGCCATGAAGGATGAGGGAGCTGGACAGGTGTACAATCTTGAGGGCCCCGAGAAGATCACCGTCAAACAGGTAGCCGAGGCCGTCATCAAGGCGGTGGGCAAGCCTATCGATATTGTCCACACCCCCGAACGCCCCGGTGACTATGGCGGCAAGGAAGTCTCTCCAGCCAAGGCCCAGAAGGAACTGGGCTGGAAAACAACAGTAAATTTCGAAGAGGGTGTGCGCCACACCGCTGAGTTTTTCCGGCAAAAGTGGGGCATTCAGAGCTGA
- a CDS encoding alpha/beta fold hydrolase, giving the protein MISFRHLFAVIAVMIACTGCQGRAFNPNLRLERFLPNVSRRPDVLFTQTTDGKILALERIQPNQINPDMPPLIFIHSEGFNRNFWTVAGERSIIHFFSRYGFDIWLLDLRGHGDSTKPEWYNDEDWDWTFDDYVHKDIPAAISFVQGQTRSRQVTLVGHGVGAMAIYGYLELENFFDEVANVILFSPPAFLSEFNESVSKAIGLARQLGKDDPLTLQFALEKPEKLELFHEMYIAGSFIRTPIIRRLGLTAVDNISPRVIQQVLKWVENEDFLSSDLQLSYRVKLGLVRVPTLIISGAKDRVAPVGAVNYGFRSLTVSDRALLVFGRDYGYIHDYSHLGLLLGDGAYDEVFPVVFEWIEARTPGVQAWGRF; this is encoded by the coding sequence ATGATCTCCTTTCGCCATCTCTTTGCCGTCATAGCTGTGATGATTGCCTGCACAGGCTGCCAGGGACGAGCATTCAATCCGAATCTCCGGCTCGAACGTTTTCTGCCCAATGTTTCCCGGCGCCCGGACGTGCTGTTTACCCAGACCACCGATGGCAAGATACTCGCGCTTGAGCGTATCCAGCCGAACCAGATCAATCCTGACATGCCTCCTCTCATCTTCATTCACTCCGAGGGGTTTAACCGGAATTTCTGGACCGTGGCCGGAGAGCGATCGATCATTCACTTTTTCTCTCGCTATGGCTTTGATATCTGGCTGCTGGATCTGCGTGGCCATGGCGATTCGACGAAGCCGGAATGGTATAACGACGAAGACTGGGACTGGACGTTCGACGACTACGTGCATAAGGACATTCCCGCTGCCATCAGCTTCGTGCAGGGCCAGACCCGCTCCCGGCAAGTGACTCTCGTAGGGCATGGCGTGGGAGCGATGGCGATCTACGGATACCTCGAACTCGAAAACTTCTTTGATGAAGTGGCGAATGTCATCCTTTTTTCGCCGCCCGCCTTTCTGTCTGAATTCAACGAGTCGGTCTCGAAAGCCATTGGCCTGGCTCGCCAGCTTGGCAAGGATGACCCCCTGACATTGCAGTTCGCACTGGAAAAGCCTGAAAAGCTAGAGCTCTTCCATGAGATGTACATAGCCGGCTCCTTTATCCGGACGCCCATCATACGGCGACTCGGACTCACGGCCGTCGACAATATTTCGCCGCGGGTGATCCAGCAGGTACTCAAGTGGGTGGAGAACGAGGATTTCCTCTCGTCTGATCTCCAGCTCAGCTATCGCGTGAAGCTGGGCCTTGTGCGTGTACCAACCTTGATTATCTCCGGTGCGAAAGACCGTGTCGCTCCAGTTGGAGCGGTGAACTACGGTTTTCGTTCGCTCACGGTCTCGGACCGGGCCTTGCTCGTGTTCGGCCGGGACTATGGCTATATCCATGATTACAGCCACTTGGGACTCCTGCTCGGTGACGGCGCTTACGATGAAGTATTTCCCGTCGTATTCGAGTGGATCGAAGCACGGACGCCGGGCGTCCAGGCATGGGGGCGGTTCTGA
- a CDS encoding LysM peptidoglycan-binding domain-containing protein, translated as MKWFSLKTLTAMGGFFLVSCATKAAPPPTVAELEAGDWVRIGSSLEPVVPSATVSPISQNEPLADAGNAADNSLDDTDAEDSAAVASLDSEGADPFESFLSEGLEEMEEIPADVPEVEGQTAREIILPSDGFFSQHDTELSERLGGLTVFRGFPSEGKTPRHFVPIVYNSVVEKWIAYFVSPKGAPYMERWLAREKRYSPLIRQILQDRGLPEEIIYLAMIESGFNVRAYSTARAVGLWQFIAPTGVRYNMAINWWVDERRDPIRATHAAASYLENLYNEFGSWYLAFAAYNTGEGKIRATKRRSGSDNFWAMRTIRSKRIGLFPETREYVPKYMAAAIIAQAPEKFGFHHLPEVEAFDYDTVTVPGGTSLYLVATAAECDFEDIKRLNPHLLRWFVPPNVASYEIRVPGGKGPGFLARFDELTQSEGLDDFMRYEVAGGDTLLSVAYKFATDPDAISQMNGGVKAVRTGQMLVLPVPRTMEPLELPKNWKHARNLLKRHDAVEPMNAREVGHVVVSRENLRSIASQYGVTKNALKLWNRIGRREGVNAGDVLTIYKSTGDARSVALASTASPYVEVRPLPDDVSNSPVNPIKGMVEERPLKFSAPASAGGGYTSGDGNYRIRAGDTAIAIARDAGISLTDLRRLNPGVDLNRIYAGQRIQVALLETSPASRPITKSVSASASSSAPDTGLPRLHMVRSGENATTIARRYGLTINQITRLNPGKNLDRLHVGDRLVLRPALPSATSVTTATAARNNIPAGVERLHKVRSGENASAIARRYGVSLTDLRRSNPGVNLDRIRAGQTLVIREGNQRS; from the coding sequence ATGAAGTGGTTTTCCCTGAAGACCCTGACCGCCATGGGTGGTTTTTTTCTCGTATCCTGTGCCACGAAAGCGGCACCTCCGCCAACTGTGGCGGAACTGGAGGCAGGTGACTGGGTCCGAATAGGCTCATCGCTGGAGCCCGTCGTTCCGTCTGCCACCGTTTCCCCCATTTCCCAGAATGAGCCTCTGGCTGACGCTGGGAATGCGGCCGATAATTCTCTTGACGACACCGACGCTGAAGACAGTGCCGCGGTTGCTTCCCTCGATAGCGAGGGTGCCGACCCTTTTGAGTCGTTCCTGTCCGAGGGCTTGGAAGAAATGGAAGAGATTCCAGCCGACGTGCCGGAAGTCGAGGGACAGACCGCTCGTGAGATCATCCTGCCGTCGGATGGTTTTTTCTCTCAGCACGACACAGAGCTGTCGGAGCGGCTGGGAGGATTGACCGTATTCAGAGGGTTTCCGTCCGAGGGGAAAACACCACGTCACTTTGTCCCGATTGTTTACAATTCAGTCGTCGAAAAATGGATTGCCTATTTTGTCAGCCCCAAGGGTGCCCCCTATATGGAGCGCTGGCTTGCCCGCGAGAAGCGTTATTCGCCGCTGATTCGCCAGATTTTGCAAGACCGGGGGCTGCCTGAAGAGATTATTTACCTCGCCATGATCGAGAGTGGATTCAATGTGCGGGCCTATTCAACGGCCCGTGCAGTGGGACTATGGCAGTTCATCGCGCCGACGGGCGTGAGATACAACATGGCGATAAACTGGTGGGTGGACGAACGGCGTGATCCCATACGGGCGACGCATGCGGCGGCCAGTTATCTGGAAAACCTCTACAACGAATTCGGAAGCTGGTATCTGGCCTTTGCCGCCTATAATACCGGTGAAGGGAAAATTCGTGCAACCAAGCGACGCAGCGGTTCGGACAACTTCTGGGCGATGCGTACTATCCGCAGTAAGCGGATAGGTCTGTTCCCCGAAACCCGGGAGTACGTGCCGAAATACATGGCCGCCGCGATTATCGCCCAGGCGCCTGAGAAATTTGGCTTTCATCATCTCCCCGAAGTCGAAGCATTCGACTACGACACGGTGACGGTTCCCGGCGGGACCAGCCTGTACCTGGTTGCCACGGCTGCCGAGTGTGACTTTGAGGACATCAAGCGACTCAACCCGCACCTGCTCCGGTGGTTCGTTCCCCCGAATGTAGCCAGCTATGAGATTCGGGTTCCGGGCGGCAAGGGTCCCGGTTTTCTTGCCCGTTTCGATGAACTTACCCAGTCCGAAGGACTCGATGATTTTATGCGCTATGAGGTGGCTGGAGGCGACACGCTGTTGTCGGTTGCCTACAAGTTCGCCACTGACCCGGACGCCATTTCCCAGATGAACGGCGGCGTAAAGGCAGTTCGTACGGGACAAATGCTGGTTCTTCCGGTACCGCGCACGATGGAGCCGCTGGAACTCCCCAAAAACTGGAAGCATGCCCGCAATCTGCTCAAGCGGCACGATGCAGTGGAGCCGATGAATGCCCGTGAAGTGGGTCATGTGGTCGTGTCGCGGGAAAACCTGCGCAGCATTGCCAGCCAGTACGGTGTGACCAAAAATGCGCTTAAGCTCTGGAACCGTATAGGTCGCCGTGAAGGAGTGAATGCGGGCGACGTGCTTACGATCTACAAGTCGACCGGTGATGCACGAAGTGTGGCTCTCGCCTCGACGGCTTCGCCCTATGTGGAGGTCCGTCCGCTGCCGGATGACGTGTCAAACAGTCCGGTTAATCCCATCAAGGGGATGGTTGAAGAGCGCCCCCTGAAATTCTCCGCCCCGGCGAGTGCTGGTGGCGGGTATACCTCTGGTGACGGCAACTACCGGATTCGGGCTGGTGATACGGCTATTGCAATTGCCCGTGATGCAGGCATTTCGCTGACGGATCTGCGCCGGCTCAATCCGGGTGTGGATTTAAACCGGATATATGCCGGTCAGAGAATCCAGGTTGCACTTCTGGAAACGTCGCCCGCATCGCGTCCCATAACGAAATCGGTTTCGGCATCAGCCTCCAGTTCGGCTCCGGATACAGGTTTGCCCAGATTGCATATGGTCCGTTCCGGTGAAAATGCCACGACGATCGCCCGTCGTTACGGGCTCACGATCAACCAGATCACTCGGCTCAATCCCGGCAAGAATCTGGACCGTCTGCATGTAGGCGACAGGCTTGTACTCCGTCCGGCATTACCATCAGCAACGTCCGTCACGACAGCCACCGCGGCCCGGAACAATATTCCTGCCGGCGTGGAGCGGTTGCACAAGGTTCGCTCGGGCGAGAATGCTAGCGCCATTGCGCGCCGTTATGGTGTTTCGCTTACTGACCTTCGCCGCTCGAATCCTGGCGTTAATCTGGATCGTATTCGTGCCGGACAGACACTGGTGATTCGCGAAGGCAACCAGCGGTCCTGA
- the dcd gene encoding dCTP deaminase, with protein MILSDRDIRRALSSGRIRIDPSPPDSAYQTSAVDLAFGGGVHVWKPEIKGTRIAIGQFDFARVARSGLKRLAPGPDGVWRLKPGIFCLALTRERIEIPSRSRLAARVEGRSSLARLGLSVHMTAPTIHADTHGQITLEILNHGPFELLLREGDPICQLVFEELSAPPETAQKETFRDQRSVKGRTRRKPRS; from the coding sequence ATGATCCTTTCCGACCGGGATATCCGGCGAGCGCTGTCATCTGGGCGCATTCGCATAGACCCTTCGCCGCCTGATTCAGCATACCAGACATCGGCGGTTGATCTCGCCTTCGGCGGCGGTGTGCATGTCTGGAAGCCTGAAATTAAGGGGACACGCATTGCCATCGGACAGTTTGATTTCGCCCGGGTCGCCCGCAGTGGACTCAAGCGCCTGGCACCCGGACCAGACGGAGTATGGCGCCTCAAGCCCGGAATATTCTGTCTGGCCCTGACCCGTGAACGGATAGAAATCCCTTCCCGGTCACGTCTGGCGGCGAGGGTCGAGGGGCGAAGCTCGCTTGCCCGTCTGGGGCTTTCGGTGCACATGACTGCCCCCACTATCCACGCCGATACCCATGGCCAGATCACGCTAGAAATCCTGAACCACGGACCGTTTGAGCTGCTGCTCCGTGAAGGCGATCCAATCTGCCAGCTTGTTTTCGAGGAGCTTTCCGCTCCTCCGGAAACGGCCCAAAAGGAAACTTTCCGAGACCAGCGGAGTGTTAAAGGCCGGACCAGACGCAAACCCCGTTCTTGA
- a CDS encoding alpha/beta hydrolase, protein MHRYKPEQLSVEKEPVLLVHGFASNRFTWSLSSDRSFATYLLEKGYDVWVAELRGSGESDGSAVFTDRKADYNFDTYMKVDLPALITYIRYTTQRDNLTYIGHSLGAMLGYAYLSTNPDGGGVKNLVALSGPSNFKDRNSAIDFIMKVKGLFMVTPKIYAELAAKAAANNLGWTDTRFDALLWNNEAINPRAISMVAYNSVSNFPTTLLEQASDWVSTGEFRSADKLLNYEELLQQIEIPCFVGTGKVDAIATPRAVKTAFDKIGSKDKELRVFGTANGFAVDYGHLDLVMGDKVALEVFPTVFTWLENH, encoded by the coding sequence ATGCACCGGTACAAGCCTGAACAGCTATCGGTCGAAAAAGAACCCGTGTTGCTGGTTCATGGTTTCGCTTCCAACCGGTTTACCTGGTCACTCTCCAGCGACCGGTCCTTTGCCACTTACCTTCTTGAAAAAGGCTACGACGTCTGGGTAGCGGAACTTCGCGGTTCTGGCGAAAGCGATGGTTCGGCAGTCTTTACCGACCGCAAGGCCGACTACAATTTTGACACATATATGAAGGTGGATCTGCCCGCCCTCATTACTTACATCCGTTATACCACCCAGCGCGATAACCTGACCTACATTGGGCACAGCCTGGGGGCGATGCTGGGCTATGCATACCTGAGTACCAATCCTGATGGCGGTGGCGTGAAGAATCTTGTCGCCCTCTCCGGGCCATCCAACTTCAAGGATCGCAACTCGGCGATTGATTTCATCATGAAGGTAAAAGGCCTGTTCATGGTGACTCCAAAGATATATGCCGAGCTGGCGGCCAAGGCTGCCGCCAACAATCTCGGCTGGACCGACACACGGTTCGATGCTCTCCTGTGGAACAACGAGGCGATCAACCCGCGCGCTATTTCCATGGTGGCCTACAACTCGGTATCCAATTTCCCGACAACCCTGCTTGAACAGGCTTCCGACTGGGTGAGCACCGGTGAATTCCGCTCAGCAGACAAGCTGCTCAATTATGAGGAACTCCTGCAGCAGATCGAGATTCCCTGTTTTGTGGGTACTGGAAAGGTGGACGCCATCGCCACACCACGGGCAGTGAAAACCGCCTTCGACAAAATCGGATCGAAGGACAAGGAATTGCGCGTTTTTGGCACTGCCAACGGCTTCGCAGTTGATTACGGGCATCTGGATCTTGTGATGGGCGACAAGGTTGCCCTTGAGGTCTTTCCAACTGTCTTCACCTGGCTGGAGAATCACTGA